The proteins below are encoded in one region of Serratia symbiotica:
- the nuoN gene encoding NADH-quinone oxidoreductase subunit NuoN encodes MTITPQQLIALLPLLIVGLTVVVVMLGIAWRRDHFINATLTVIGLNLALLSLYFVGQAGPMDVTPLLRVDGYAMFYTGLVLLASLATCTFAYPWLAGYPDNREEFYLLVLIASMGGILLASANHLASLFLGIELISLPLFGLVGYAYRQKHPLEAAIKYMLLSAAASSFLLFGMALLYAESGDLSLAGLGKSLQENLMYQPLILAGMGMMIVGLGFKLSLVPFQLWTPDVYQGAPAPVATFLATASKIAIFAVVMRLFLYAPAADSEALRLVLSIIACGSILFGNLMAISQTNIKRLLGYSSIAHLGYLLVALIAVHSHEMSLETAGVYLVGYLFSSLGAFGVVSLMSSPYRGPDADSLFSYRGLFWHKPILSAVMTVMMLSLAGIPMTLGFIGKFFVIAVGVSARLWWLAGAVVVGSAIGLYYYLRVTVSLYLSAPEALRRDTPNNWALTAGGVVVLISAVLVLGLGVYPQPLITLVQMAQPLF; translated from the coding sequence ATGACAATAACTCCTCAACAACTGATCGCACTGTTACCGCTGTTGATCGTCGGATTGACGGTGGTGGTTGTGATGCTAGGCATTGCGTGGCGGCGCGACCACTTTATCAACGCCACTCTGACGGTGATCGGCCTCAACCTGGCGCTGCTCTCGCTGTATTTTGTCGGCCAGGCTGGCCCAATGGACGTTACCCCGCTGCTACGGGTCGATGGCTACGCAATGTTCTATACCGGGCTGGTACTGCTGGCCAGTCTGGCAACCTGCACCTTCGCCTATCCGTGGCTGGCCGGTTACCCGGACAACCGCGAAGAGTTCTACCTGCTGGTGTTGATCGCCAGTATGGGCGGCATTTTACTGGCGAGCGCGAACCATTTGGCGTCCTTGTTCCTCGGCATTGAATTGATCTCGCTGCCGCTGTTTGGCTTGGTGGGCTATGCCTACCGCCAGAAGCATCCATTGGAAGCGGCTATCAAATACATGCTGCTGTCCGCTGCCGCATCGTCATTCCTGCTATTCGGTATGGCGCTGCTGTATGCCGAATCCGGCGATTTGTCGCTGGCTGGCTTGGGTAAAAGCCTGCAAGAAAACCTGATGTACCAGCCGCTGATCTTGGCTGGCATGGGCATGATGATCGTCGGTCTGGGTTTCAAACTGTCGTTGGTGCCTTTCCAGTTGTGGACGCCAGATGTGTATCAGGGGGCACCAGCACCGGTTGCAACCTTCCTGGCCACCGCCAGCAAAATTGCCATCTTCGCGGTAGTAATGCGTCTGTTCCTGTATGCGCCTGCTGCTGATAGTGAGGCACTGCGTCTGGTGTTGTCGATCATCGCCTGCGGTTCAATTTTGTTCGGCAACCTGATGGCCATCAGTCAGACCAACATCAAGCGTCTGCTGGGGTATTCGTCGATCGCGCATCTGGGCTATCTACTGGTGGCATTGATTGCGGTACATAGCCATGAGATGTCGTTGGAAACTGCCGGGGTTTACCTTGTGGGTTACCTATTCAGTAGCCTAGGGGCATTCGGCGTGGTCAGCCTGATGTCCAGCCCGTATCGTGGCCCGGATGCCGACTCGCTGTTCTCCTACCGCGGCCTGTTCTGGCATAAGCCCATCCTGTCTGCGGTGATGACGGTGATGATGTTGTCGCTGGCCGGTATCCCAATGACTTTGGGCTTTATTGGTAAGTTTTTCGTGATTGCGGTGGGTGTCAGCGCACGCCTGTGGTGGTTAGCTGGCGCGGTGGTGGTGGGCAGTGCGATTGGCCTGTACTACTATCTGCGCGTCACTGTCAGCCTGTACCTCAGCGCACCGGAAGCATTGCGCCGCGACACCCCTAACAACTGGGCGTTGACCGCCGGTGGTGTGGTGGTGCTGATCTCCGCTGTGCTGGTGCTGGGGCTAGGCGTTTATCCGCAGCCGCTGATTACTTTGGTGCAAATGGCACAACCGTTGTTCTGA
- the nuoM gene encoding NADH-quinone oxidoreductase subunit M, giving the protein MLLPWLILIPFIGGLLCWQLERFGTKVPRWIALITMGLTLVLSLQLWLQGGYTLTMPQGIPQWQSEFLLPWIPRFGISIHLALDGLSLLMVVLTGLLGVLAILCSWREIQKYQGFFHLNLLWILGGVIGVFLAIDMFLFFFFWEMMLVPMYFLIALWGHKASDGKTRITAATKFFIYTQASGMVMLIAILGLVFVHCNATGVWTFDYENLLHTPMSHNVQYLLMLGFFIAFAVKMPVVPLHGWLPDAHSQAPTAGSVDLAGILLKTAAYGLLRFSLPLFPEASHAFAPIAMWLGVFGIFYGAWMAFVQTDIKRLIAYTSVSHMGFVLIAIYTGSQLAYQGAVIQMIAHGLSAAGMFIICGQLYERLHTRDMRQMGGLWGRIKYIPALSLFFAVATLGMPGTGNFVGEFMILFGSFQVVPVITVISTFGLVFASVYSLIMIQRAYYGTPKSDQPLPGMTARELFTILLLVVLLVLLGVYPQPILDTSAVAMSNVQHWFASSVSAISTTRP; this is encoded by the coding sequence ATGCTATTACCTTGGCTAATTCTTATCCCCTTTATCGGCGGTCTGCTGTGCTGGCAGTTGGAGCGCTTTGGTACTAAGGTACCGCGCTGGATAGCGTTGATCACAATGGGGCTGACGTTGGTGCTTTCTCTGCAACTGTGGTTACAGGGGGGCTACACACTGACCATGCCACAAGGCATTCCGCAGTGGCAAAGCGAGTTCCTGCTGCCGTGGATCCCACGCTTTGGCATTTCCATCCACCTGGCGCTGGACGGCCTATCGTTGTTGATGGTGGTGCTGACTGGCCTGCTTGGCGTGTTGGCGATCCTCTGCTCCTGGCGTGAAATCCAGAAATATCAGGGTTTCTTTCACCTGAACCTGCTGTGGATACTGGGCGGCGTGATCGGCGTGTTTCTGGCCATCGACATGTTCCTGTTCTTCTTCTTCTGGGAAATGATGTTGGTGCCGATGTACTTTTTGATCGCCCTGTGGGGGCACAAGGCATCGGATGGGAAAACTCGCATCACTGCGGCTACCAAGTTCTTCATCTACACCCAAGCCAGTGGGATGGTGATGCTGATTGCCATTTTGGGCCTGGTATTTGTGCACTGCAACGCCACCGGTGTATGGACTTTCGATTACGAAAACCTGCTGCACACCCCGATGTCGCATAACGTGCAATACCTGTTGATGTTGGGCTTCTTCATCGCCTTCGCGGTAAAAATGCCGGTGGTGCCGCTGCACGGCTGGTTGCCGGATGCACACAGCCAGGCACCGACTGCTGGCTCCGTTGATCTGGCGGGGATCTTGCTGAAAACGGCGGCCTATGGCCTGCTGCGTTTCAGCCTGCCGCTGTTCCCGGAAGCCTCACATGCGTTTGCGCCAATCGCCATGTGGCTAGGGGTGTTTGGCATCTTCTACGGTGCTTGGATGGCGTTCGTACAGACCGACATCAAGCGTCTGATCGCCTACACCTCGGTTTCCCACATGGGGTTCGTGCTGATCGCCATTTACACCGGTAGCCAGTTGGCTTATCAGGGAGCGGTGATCCAGATGATCGCCCACGGTCTGTCTGCGGCTGGCATGTTCATCATCTGTGGTCAACTGTACGAACGTCTGCACACCCGTGACATGCGTCAGATGGGCGGCCTGTGGGGGCGTATCAAATACATCCCTGCGCTGTCGCTGTTCTTCGCGGTGGCCACACTGGGGATGCCAGGCACCGGTAACTTCGTCGGCGAGTTCATGATCCTGTTCGGCAGCTTCCAGGTGGTGCCAGTGATCACCGTGATCTCGACCTTCGGCTTGGTGTTTGCCTCCGTTTACTCGTTGATCATGATACAGCGTGCTTACTACGGCACACCGAAATCTGACCAACCCTTGCCGGGCATGACCGCGCGCGAACTGTTCACTATTCTGCTGTTAGTGGTATTGCTGGTTCTACTGGGGGTTTACCCGCAGCCGATCCTTGATACCTCTGCGGTTGCCATGAGCAACGTGCAACATTGGTTTGCTTCGTCAGTTTCAGCAATTTCAACCACAAGGCCGTAA